A DNA window from Mobula birostris isolate sMobBir1 chromosome 3, sMobBir1.hap1, whole genome shotgun sequence contains the following coding sequences:
- the gsx2 gene encoding GS homeobox 2 — MSRSFYVDSLIIKDSSVRPSPVLNDHGQDFLIPISVHSPTMMSVSGPVCPSRKTGTFCVCPLCVTSHIHSSRSGIPLLKSQFPSGDPQYCQRINQQSNPGLGHPPVCTPTYSVTDPRRYHCLSVGPESNSHLQNGKRMRTAFTSTQLLELEREFASNMYLSRLRRIEIATYLNLSEKQVKIWFQNRRVKHKKEGKGTPRNAHSICKCSSQGHCLRSEDEESLSPISSGKEDKDMSPA, encoded by the exons ATGTCTCGATCTTTTTATGTTGATTCCTTGATCATCAAAGACTCTTCAGTAAGACCATCTCCCGTCTTGAACGACCACGGCCAAGACTTTCTAATTCCTATTAGCGTTCATTCACCAACAATGATGTCCGTTTCTGGTCCCGTCTGTCCGTCCAGAAAGACGGGTACTTTCTGCGTCTGCCCCCTCTGTGTCACGTCCCATATTCACTCATCTCGAAGTGGGATCCCACTGCTGAAAAGCCAGTTCCCAAGTGGAGATCCACAATACTGTCAACGAATTAACCAGCAGTCAAACCCTGGGCTCGGGCATCCACCTGTTTGCACACCTACTTACAGCGTAACAGACCCTAGAAGATATCACTGTCTTTCCGTGG GTCCTGAAAGCAACAGTCACTTACAAAACGGCAAGCGGATGAGAACAGCCTTTACGAGCACACAACTCTTAGAGCTCGAGAGGGAGTTCGCCTCAAACATGTATCTGTCGAGGCTTCGCAGGATTGAAATTGCAACTTACCTGAACCTATCCGAGAAGCAGGTGAAGATCTGGTTCCAGAACCGGCGCGTCAAGCACAAAAAAGAGGGCAAAGGGACCCCGCGGAACGCGCACAGCATTTGTAAATGTAGCAGCCAAGGTCACTGTCTGCGCTCCGAGGACGAGGAATCCCTCTCACCGATATCATCTGGCAAAGAAGACAAAGATATGTCACCCGCATAG